From Daucus carota subsp. sativus chromosome 6, DH1 v3.0, whole genome shotgun sequence, the proteins below share one genomic window:
- the LOC108225850 gene encoding uncharacterized protein LOC108225850 produces MDFKAFQWQIFRGSLAKRLFLRALLFTLGMMIISFVQMANQLGKTEPFLSKNDECPLDFAGSNPYVNLTRVMKPVASLAFRLFGNSLRCKENEDLAKNVFKELMEKHMLESRARVVCVGEGAASAVVLLRDLGILNAIGVRRHPFFSLWKKRFVYELDLKGDYFDFVFSRSLDKVSVPALLVLEIERILRPGGIGAMLVGAHAFYSGSLVRSATPVSSFLKSSDVVHVCRIGSFTLVIFKKRLDNVNQLEHYHLPDHCPSIMNNKPFLKRIEPLALNQLGQHETEISFLPKFMNVSSRNRMVYINIGASELVSSSITEIFKPYHRVLPRAFDVYLIDHNISTLSSYVRKPGVTFVYHPGLLGDYTAPVLASDEHLSAPTEENSFEFARWFQQTISANNFVVLMMNARAAELKILFELYETGAICRVDELFIHCSDTEYCTDAVCGDCRSLFEGLRKSGVFVHQWWEPGTLI; encoded by the coding sequence ATGGATTTTAAGGCCTTTCAATGGCAAATCTTTCGTGGGTCATTGGCCAAGAGGTTGTTTCTTCGAGCTTTATTGTTTACGCTGGGTATGATGATCATATCTTTTGTTCAAATGGCCAATCAACTTGGGAAGACCGAGCCTTTCTTGTCGAAAAATGATGAATGTCCTTTGGACTTTGCGGGGTCGAACCCTTATGTGAATTTGACCAGGGTTATGAAACCCGTGGCTTCGTTAGCATTCCGGCTCTTTGGAAATTCATTGCGCTGTAAAGAAAATGAGGATTTGGCTAAAAATGTGTTTAAAGAGCTGATGGAGAAGCATATGCTGGAATCTCGAGCGAGAGTTGTGTGTGTTGGGGAGGGAGCAGCTTCAGCTGTTGTCTTGTTACGAGATTTGGGGATTCTCAATGCAATTGGTGTCCGTCGACACCCGTTTTTCTCCCTTTGGAAGAAACGATTTGTTTACGAGCTTGATTTGAAGGGTGATTACTTTGATTTTGTCTTCTCTAGATCTCTTGATAAGGTATCTGTTCCAGCTCTTCTGGTGCTCGAGATTGAGCGCATCTTGCGTCCAGGTGGAATTGGCGCAATGCTTGTGGGTGCCCATGCATTCTACTCGGGTAGCTTGGTGAGGTCTGCCACCCCAGTTTCATCGTTTTTGAAGAGTTCCGATGTTGTCCATGTATGCCGTATTGGCTCCTTTACACTTGTTATTTTTAAGAAGAGATTGGACAATGTGAATCAGTTGGAACATTACCACCTTCCAGATCATTGCCCTTCAATTATGAACAACAAACCCTTTCTAAAGCGCATTGAGCCTCTTGCTTTAAATCAATTGGGACAACATGAAACTGAAATATCCTTCCTCCCCAAATTCATGAATGTATCGTCAAGAAATAGGATGGTTTATATCAATATAGGTGCATCAGAGCTGGTAAGCTCTAGCATAACTGAAATCTTCAAGCCCTATCACCGTGTACTGCCTCGAGCTTTTGATGTTTATCTTATTGATCACAACATTTCTACACTTTCTTCATATGTGAGAAAACCTGGTGTTACCTTCGTCTATCACCCAGGCCTCCTTGGGGATTATACTGCGCCAGTTCTTGCATCAGATGAACATTTGAGTGCTCCAACGGAGGAAAACAGTTTCGAATTTGCTCGCTGGTTCCAACAAACTATTTCCGCCAACAACTTCGTGGTACTTATGATGAATGCAAGAGCTGCGGAGCTTAAAATTCTGTTTGAACTGTATGAAACTGGAGCAATATGCCGTGTAGATGAACTCTTCATCCACTGCTCAGATACTGAATATTGTACTGATGCTGTATGTGGAGACTGTAGGAGCCTCTTTGAAGGTCTCAGGAAAAGTGGTGTCTTTGTTCATCAATGGTGGGAACCTGGCACCCTCATCTGA